A stretch of the Polyangiaceae bacterium genome encodes the following:
- a CDS encoding class I SAM-dependent rRNA methyltransferase, with the protein MAMARLKLPAKLEHALLAGHPWVYRDHVQRGFRAATGAWVEVECERFKGYALWDTGGPIALRIYSRKQAPDERWLRERLAQAHELRRALLGSNTNAYRWLFGEGDGVPGLVVDRYGDYNVVLSYAPSVSRLLAWLPAALEQVLPARGTLHKKGSELSLLSGELPPARVEVRENGIRFQVAIGEGQKSGLFLDQRENRAHIETLAAGKRVLNLFSYTGGFSLYAARGGAVSVTSVDVSRGALEDAKSSFELNKFPVENHEFVAQDVFEYLERAAAKGQRFDLVICDPPSFAKNKEQLRKALRAYERVNRLAMKVVEPGGLFASASCTSQVSPEAFRGVLAEAAGRAKLRLQMVHEAGHAIDHPVMASHVEGRYLKYVVSRVLPNA; encoded by the coding sequence ATGGCCATGGCTCGGCTCAAATTGCCAGCGAAGCTGGAGCACGCGTTGCTCGCCGGGCACCCTTGGGTGTACCGCGACCACGTCCAACGGGGTTTTCGCGCGGCAACGGGCGCGTGGGTGGAGGTCGAGTGCGAGCGCTTCAAGGGCTACGCGCTGTGGGACACCGGAGGACCGATTGCGCTGCGTATCTACTCGCGCAAACAAGCGCCTGATGAGCGCTGGCTTCGCGAGCGCTTGGCACAAGCCCACGAACTGCGACGCGCACTGCTCGGATCAAACACCAACGCCTACCGCTGGTTGTTCGGCGAGGGCGACGGCGTCCCGGGCCTCGTGGTGGATCGCTATGGCGACTACAACGTCGTGCTCTCGTACGCACCGAGTGTCTCGCGCCTGCTGGCCTGGCTGCCAGCCGCCCTCGAACAGGTTCTCCCCGCTCGCGGTACGCTTCACAAGAAGGGCAGCGAGCTCAGCTTGCTGAGCGGCGAGCTACCACCAGCGCGCGTGGAAGTGCGAGAGAACGGGATCCGCTTCCAAGTGGCGATCGGTGAGGGACAGAAAAGCGGTCTGTTCCTAGACCAGCGGGAGAATCGCGCGCATATCGAGACGCTAGCCGCGGGCAAGCGCGTGCTCAATCTGTTCTCCTACACCGGCGGTTTTTCACTCTACGCCGCGCGGGGCGGCGCCGTGAGCGTTACCAGTGTGGATGTGAGCCGAGGCGCGCTCGAGGATGCCAAGTCTTCCTTCGAACTCAATAAATTCCCAGTGGAAAATCACGAGTTTGTCGCTCAAGACGTCTTCGAGTACCTCGAGCGGGCCGCGGCGAAGGGGCAACGATTCGACCTCGTGATCTGTGATCCGCCGTCGTTCGCCAAGAACAAGGAGCAGCTGCGCAAGGCGCTCCGTGCCTACGAGCGTGTCAACCGCCTCGCCATGAAAGTGGTGGAGCCCGGGGGCCTATTCGCGTCTGCGAGCTGCACCAGTCAGGTCAGCCCGGAGGCGTTTCGAGGTGTGTTAGCCGAGGCGGCAGGTCGCGCGAAGCTGCGCCTACAGATGGTTCACGAAGCGGGACACGCCATCGACCATCCGGTGATGGCGAGCCACGTCGAGGGGCGCTACCTGAAGTACGTGGTCAGCCGGGTGCTGCCGAACGCGTAG
- a CDS encoding 2-dehydropantoate 2-reductase, which produces MSEPLKVGVFGAGAIGGYLGLRLAAGDADVVLHGRPWLAEVADELCAFDLEGKRFAPKVRVVTDPSALSDVDVCLVTVKSAQTDGAAEELSRVLAPGALVVSFQNGMRNAERLRQVLRQQTVVPAMVSFNVVIEEDRRFRQATSGPLSAGRVLGSGLFTLERLEACFGRGGLPLELHHDIGNVQAGKLLVNLNNGVSAAVGMTIKDAVSNRDIRRCFAACVSEGLDVFRRTGLRPAKVVALPPAIIVKALPLPDAIFLRIAKPLVTIDPRAKSSTLQDLERGRRTEIDDLNGEVVDRAQGAGLAAPANQVIADVIHELEEAAVAQQKLPFLTSRELWARISAALG; this is translated from the coding sequence ATGTCGGAACCGCTCAAGGTAGGCGTGTTCGGCGCCGGCGCGATTGGTGGCTATCTGGGACTGCGCTTGGCGGCGGGGGACGCTGATGTCGTGCTGCATGGACGACCGTGGCTGGCTGAGGTCGCAGACGAGCTGTGTGCCTTCGACCTGGAGGGCAAGCGTTTCGCCCCCAAAGTGCGCGTGGTGACGGATCCAAGCGCGCTCTCCGACGTGGATGTGTGCCTGGTTACGGTCAAGAGCGCCCAGACCGACGGCGCGGCCGAGGAGCTCAGCCGCGTGTTGGCGCCTGGGGCCCTGGTGGTGAGCTTCCAGAACGGCATGCGCAACGCGGAGCGCCTGCGTCAGGTGCTGAGGCAGCAAACCGTCGTGCCGGCGATGGTTTCATTCAACGTGGTCATCGAGGAGGACCGACGTTTCCGTCAGGCAACAAGTGGGCCCTTGAGCGCGGGACGAGTGCTCGGCTCGGGCTTGTTCACGCTGGAGCGCTTGGAGGCTTGTTTTGGCAGAGGTGGGTTGCCCCTCGAGCTGCATCACGACATCGGCAACGTACAGGCGGGGAAGCTGCTCGTGAATCTGAACAACGGGGTCTCCGCCGCGGTTGGCATGACGATCAAGGACGCGGTGTCCAATCGGGACATTCGGCGTTGCTTTGCGGCGTGTGTGTCCGAGGGGTTGGACGTCTTCCGGCGCACGGGGCTACGTCCCGCCAAGGTCGTCGCGCTGCCGCCAGCGATCATCGTCAAGGCGCTCCCGCTGCCTGACGCAATTTTCCTGCGCATTGCCAAACCGCTCGTGACCATCGATCCTCGGGCTAAGTCGAGTACATTGCAGGACCTGGAGCGTGGTCGCCGCACGGAAATTGACGACCTGAACGGAGAGGTCGTGGACCGTGCCCAAGGTGCTGGACTCGCTGCCCCGGCAAACCAGGTGATCGCCGATGTGATCCACGAGCTCGAAGAGGCCGCAGTCGCGCAGCAAAAGTTGCCGTTTCTCACGTCGAGGGAGCTTTGGGCGAGGATCTCCGCCGCGCTTGGGTAA
- a CDS encoding class I SAM-dependent methyltransferase: MERVVEPELMDEAEQALAYAQADFSEPNAAFAELVAGAVPQGAHRVVDLGCGPADIPVRLARAFTAWKIDAVDGAEAMLAHGRRLVDREGLGSRISLTRALLPDLPLPAHAYDLVISNSLLHHLHEPRVMWQSVRRLAKPTAYVIVMDLFRPDSETEVKHLVDTYAGDAPDVLKRDFEASLRAAFTVEEVKQQLAAAALGGLSVRATSDRHLVVSGDLSR; the protein is encoded by the coding sequence ATGGAACGAGTCGTTGAACCGGAGCTGATGGACGAAGCAGAGCAGGCGTTGGCCTATGCTCAAGCGGACTTCTCGGAGCCGAACGCCGCGTTCGCGGAGCTGGTGGCTGGAGCCGTGCCTCAGGGCGCTCACCGGGTGGTGGATCTAGGCTGCGGACCAGCGGACATCCCTGTGCGCTTGGCGCGCGCGTTTACTGCGTGGAAAATAGACGCAGTGGATGGCGCTGAGGCGATGTTGGCTCACGGACGGCGTCTGGTGGATCGAGAGGGATTGGGGAGTCGGATCTCGCTCACGCGCGCGCTGCTGCCCGACCTGCCGTTGCCCGCGCACGCGTACGACCTGGTGATCAGCAACAGCTTGCTCCACCATCTGCACGAGCCGCGAGTGATGTGGCAGAGCGTGCGTCGGCTCGCCAAGCCGACGGCCTACGTGATCGTGATGGACCTGTTTAGGCCAGATTCAGAGACAGAGGTGAAGCACCTGGTCGATACCTACGCGGGAGACGCGCCCGACGTGCTCAAGCGGGACTTCGAGGCGTCCTTGCGCGCGGCCTTCACGGTGGAAGAGGTCAAGCAGCAGCTGGCTGCCGCCGCGTTGGGCGGGCTCAGCGTGCGCGCGACAAGCGACCGCCACCTCGTCGTCTCTGGCGATCTGTCGCGCTAG
- a CDS encoding FAD-dependent monooxygenase, whose translation MDVGIIGAGYAGTALALFLARAGHAVRVYERVPDPGPVGAGILLQPTGMCVLEALGLLEPVLSRGALVRRLEIHREKQREVMTLEYAGLGATSFAQGMHRGALYEVLLAAVRRAPIELVCGCEVVRGRPRVAAGGGWRLWDSGGAVIGEHELLVVAGGAHSSLDLAPAPARHVRDYPWGAAWAVLPDPERVFVDALRQRVRGTRRMLGFLPTGLGPESSGNQTPLVSVFWSLERDAAGGWREAGVEAWRDEVIQMAPEGEALVSELKSLDQLLFASYADVSMARLNGPGLVYLGDSAHAMSPQLGQGANLALMDSWVLAQCLSSEQSLDERLAAFADARAAHLGYYQWATRFLTPFFQSGYGGLGLLRDLSIPLVARFPLFQRLMLESMAGLRTGVLPSQRLELAQPAQAARWFEAHSSE comes from the coding sequence GTGGACGTCGGGATCATAGGCGCAGGCTACGCAGGAACCGCGCTCGCACTCTTCCTGGCGCGGGCTGGCCATGCGGTGCGTGTGTACGAGCGCGTCCCGGACCCTGGCCCGGTGGGCGCAGGGATCTTGCTGCAGCCGACAGGCATGTGCGTGCTTGAGGCGCTCGGCTTGCTCGAGCCGGTGCTGTCTCGCGGGGCGCTGGTGCGCCGACTAGAAATCCATAGGGAAAAACAACGCGAGGTCATGACTTTGGAGTACGCGGGGCTCGGCGCGACTTCGTTTGCCCAAGGCATGCATCGGGGCGCTCTCTACGAGGTGCTGCTCGCGGCCGTTCGTCGCGCCCCGATTGAGCTGGTTTGTGGCTGTGAGGTGGTGCGCGGCAGGCCGCGGGTCGCTGCAGGCGGCGGCTGGAGACTATGGGACTCGGGCGGTGCGGTGATCGGGGAGCATGAATTGCTCGTCGTTGCGGGGGGCGCGCACTCGAGCCTCGATCTCGCGCCCGCTCCTGCGCGCCACGTCAGAGATTACCCGTGGGGCGCAGCGTGGGCGGTGTTGCCCGACCCCGAGCGCGTGTTCGTGGACGCCCTCCGGCAACGCGTGCGTGGTACCCGGCGCATGTTGGGCTTCTTGCCCACGGGGCTGGGGCCGGAATCCTCGGGGAATCAGACCCCGCTGGTGAGTGTGTTTTGGAGTTTGGAGCGCGATGCCGCCGGCGGCTGGCGTGAAGCGGGGGTCGAGGCGTGGCGTGACGAAGTGATCCAGATGGCGCCCGAAGGCGAAGCTCTAGTGAGCGAGCTCAAGAGTCTGGATCAGCTGTTGTTTGCCTCCTACGCGGACGTGAGCATGGCGCGCCTGAATGGCCCCGGTCTGGTCTACCTGGGCGACTCTGCGCACGCGATGAGTCCCCAGCTCGGGCAAGGCGCGAATCTCGCGTTGATGGACAGCTGGGTGCTCGCGCAGTGCTTGAGCAGTGAGCAATCACTGGATGAGCGCCTTGCTGCGTTCGCGGATGCGCGAGCTGCGCACCTCGGGTACTACCAGTGGGCGACTCGCTTCCTGACGCCGTTCTTCCAGTCGGGCTACGGCGGGCTTGGATTGCTGCGAGACCTCAGCATTCCGCTTGTCGCCCGCTTCCCGCTGTTCCAACGCTTGATGTTGGAGTCGATGGCTGGGCTGCGCACCGGGGTGTTGCCCTCTCAGCGCCTCGAGTTGGCTCAGCCAGCGCAGGCCGCGCGTTGGTTCGAGGCTCACTCCAGCGAGTAG
- the pyrE gene encoding orotate phosphoribosyltransferase gives MSDRRQRLLELLRELSFARKKVILASGRESDFFIDCKQTVLTAEGHALVGELMFDLLSELPECDAVGGVELGGCPLASAVSLVSHQRGHDLPALYIRKQRKDHGSAKMVEGDKALKPGLRVVMLEDVVTTGGSSLRAVETLKAEGAEVVAIAALVDRLEGGAETILGGGLAFKALFTRKDFIPD, from the coding sequence ATGAGCGATCGGCGTCAGCGCCTGCTGGAGCTCCTGCGGGAGCTCAGCTTCGCGCGCAAGAAGGTGATCCTAGCCAGCGGTCGTGAGAGCGACTTCTTCATCGACTGCAAGCAGACGGTGCTCACCGCTGAGGGACATGCCCTCGTTGGCGAGTTGATGTTCGATCTATTGAGCGAGCTCCCCGAGTGCGATGCGGTCGGTGGTGTCGAGCTCGGTGGTTGCCCACTCGCGAGCGCCGTTTCCCTGGTGAGTCACCAGCGTGGACACGATCTGCCTGCGCTCTACATCCGCAAGCAGCGCAAGGATCACGGCAGCGCGAAGATGGTCGAGGGCGACAAAGCGCTCAAGCCGGGCCTGCGCGTCGTGATGCTGGAGGATGTCGTCACCACCGGCGGTTCGTCGCTGCGTGCGGTCGAGACGCTCAAGGCGGAGGGCGCCGAGGTGGTCGCCATCGCCGCGCTCGTGGATCGCTTGGAAGGTGGCGCTGAGACCATCTTGGGCGGCGGTCTCGCCTTCAAGGCACTTTTCACGCGCAAAGACTTCATCCCGGACTGA
- a CDS encoding polymer-forming cytoskeletal protein, translating into MSDESIIGATTRIRGNVTGSGSLVVEGTVEGDIAMEGDVVLGGAGRVRGSIQGASLRIAGQVAGDLKASDSISIDPGARVVGDIIAARIGIGEGALVRGLVQTEGEPAPRAARSASAARSVPAAPVRSASPSRSAAPARAAAAPVPSRRSVAAKTQASPAKPKPEEKAESKSAKPAAKEAAPKSRKSRTPPAPVVPAVRRGAQAKKKRKAR; encoded by the coding sequence ATGTCTGACGAGTCGATCATTGGCGCGACGACGCGCATCCGCGGAAACGTCACCGGCAGTGGTTCGCTGGTGGTCGAAGGCACCGTCGAGGGCGACATCGCCATGGAAGGCGACGTCGTGCTGGGTGGCGCAGGTCGGGTGCGTGGCAGCATTCAAGGCGCAAGCCTGCGCATCGCCGGCCAAGTCGCCGGGGACCTGAAGGCCAGCGACAGCATCAGCATCGATCCCGGTGCGCGCGTCGTTGGTGACATCATTGCCGCACGGATCGGCATCGGCGAAGGCGCGCTGGTGCGCGGCTTGGTGCAGACGGAGGGCGAGCCAGCCCCGCGCGCTGCACGTAGCGCGAGCGCCGCTCGCAGCGTGCCAGCGGCACCCGTTCGTAGTGCTTCTCCAAGTCGCAGTGCTGCCCCAGCTCGTGCAGCTGCAGCGCCGGTTCCCAGCCGCCGCAGTGTCGCGGCCAAGACTCAAGCCAGCCCGGCAAAGCCCAAGCCAGAGGAAAAGGCCGAGAGCAAGTCGGCCAAGCCGGCTGCCAAAGAAGCGGCGCCCAAGAGCCGCAAGAGCCGCACCCCGCCGGCACCCGTCGTGCCCGCCGTGCGCCGTGGCGCCCAAGCCAAGAAGAAGCGAAAGGCCCGCTGA
- a CDS encoding polymer-forming cytoskeletal protein: MAGTVIGEGLSIDGELTSEEEVVVHGTLRGTLTAGDVVSVGTEGTVEADINAASLSVAGRVTGNVTASERVDIQAGGRLIGDVKAARLTIADGASFKGNVDMDA, translated from the coding sequence ATGGCAGGCACGGTGATTGGTGAAGGGCTCAGCATCGACGGCGAGCTCACGAGTGAGGAAGAGGTCGTGGTCCACGGCACGTTGCGCGGCACGTTGACCGCGGGTGATGTGGTCTCGGTGGGTACCGAGGGCACCGTGGAGGCGGACATCAACGCCGCTTCGTTGAGTGTGGCGGGGCGCGTGACGGGTAACGTCACCGCGTCGGAGCGCGTGGACATCCAGGCAGGCGGTCGCCTAATCGGAGACGTCAAGGCAGCCCGCCTGACGATTGCAGACGGAGCCTCGTTCAAGGGCAACGTCGACATGGACGCGTGA
- a CDS encoding polymer-forming cytoskeletal protein produces the protein MASKSQETSVIGASTQLVGRVSGNGALRLEGSVRGDVSISGPMEVLANAAVEGDVAAESLDLAGSLVGDARTSGPITVRDGATVRGTLVGSQVTIDPGARVAVRLETEFELDF, from the coding sequence ATGGCAAGCAAGTCTCAAGAAACCAGCGTGATCGGCGCGTCCACCCAGCTCGTGGGGCGTGTCAGTGGCAACGGAGCGTTGCGCCTCGAAGGCAGCGTCCGGGGGGACGTCAGCATTTCCGGCCCGATGGAAGTGCTCGCCAATGCCGCTGTCGAAGGCGACGTGGCGGCTGAGTCGCTGGACCTCGCCGGATCGCTGGTTGGGGATGCGCGCACTTCGGGTCCCATCACCGTGCGCGACGGCGCGACGGTGCGCGGCACCTTGGTGGGCTCTCAGGTGACGATCGATCCCGGCGCGCGCGTTGCCGTGCGGCTGGAGACGGAGTTCGAGCTCGACTTCTAA
- a CDS encoding RNA methyltransferase — MKRQEEDDVVEVSELYSTALPWPTQWSVEGVIDALEPLTLKSRQERMQEVIAQRLSSVTVVMDEPHDPHNGAAIVRSAEAFGVQQIHVVPQAEDSFFVSTGVARGTERWVDVIVHASPLESIESLREAGFTLVATHPEGELMPEDLVNIPKLALVLGNEHEGIGEVLMRAADRSVRVPMRGFVESLNVSVSAAVLLAAATRDRPGDLPADDQRRLYARGLFRSVHRAGEILANLQPR, encoded by the coding sequence GTGAAGCGACAGGAAGAAGACGACGTCGTCGAAGTCAGCGAGCTCTACAGCACCGCGTTGCCCTGGCCCACGCAGTGGAGCGTCGAAGGCGTAATCGACGCGCTCGAACCCCTGACGCTGAAGTCGCGTCAGGAACGCATGCAAGAGGTGATCGCGCAGCGCCTCTCCAGCGTCACCGTGGTCATGGATGAGCCCCACGATCCCCACAACGGCGCCGCCATCGTGCGCAGCGCTGAAGCGTTCGGGGTGCAGCAAATCCACGTCGTGCCCCAAGCGGAGGACAGCTTCTTCGTTTCCACGGGTGTCGCGCGAGGCACGGAGCGCTGGGTGGACGTGATCGTCCACGCGAGCCCGCTCGAGTCGATCGAGAGCCTCCGCGAGGCGGGATTCACGTTGGTCGCCACTCACCCTGAGGGTGAGCTGATGCCGGAAGACTTGGTGAACATCCCGAAGCTCGCGTTGGTGCTCGGCAACGAACACGAAGGCATTGGCGAAGTGTTGATGCGCGCGGCGGACCGGAGCGTGCGGGTGCCCATGCGTGGCTTCGTGGAGAGCTTGAACGTCAGCGTCTCCGCCGCGGTGCTCCTCGCGGCGGCCACTCGGGACCGACCGGGGGATCTGCCGGCGGACGACCAACGTCGGCTATATGCCCGAGGACTGTTCCGTTCGGTGCACCGTGCAGGCGAGATCCTGGCTAATTTGCAGCCTCGCTGA
- a CDS encoding Dyp-type peroxidase codes for MQPLPAFGRYLFLRQIPDTDPRPVLEAVGESAWNAEWVLGVSHSLAASVGASVDALREIPALSGPGVSSPSTPCALWVWLRGESPGELLLESQRLLRKLGPAFELVRAVSAFTHDTNRDLSGYEDGTENPKGEDAVAAGIRTEGPTGVAGSSYVAVQLWRHDFEALERILPEQRDLVIGRQISDNEELDDAPPSAHVKRTAQESFEPEAFVWRRSMPWSDGADAGLMFVAFGRSFDAFEAQLRRMVGLDDGITDALFRFTTPLTGNYFWCPPVRDGRLDFRALLKD; via the coding sequence ATGCAGCCTCTTCCCGCGTTTGGTCGCTACCTGTTCCTGCGCCAGATCCCAGATACGGATCCGCGGCCGGTGCTCGAAGCAGTTGGCGAGTCTGCGTGGAACGCCGAGTGGGTTTTGGGGGTGAGCCACAGCCTCGCGGCCAGCGTGGGTGCGTCCGTGGACGCGTTGCGGGAGATCCCAGCCTTGAGTGGACCCGGCGTGTCTTCGCCTTCGACGCCCTGTGCGCTCTGGGTTTGGCTCCGCGGCGAGAGCCCCGGCGAGCTGCTCCTGGAGAGCCAGCGTCTGCTGCGCAAGCTTGGGCCTGCTTTCGAACTAGTGCGCGCGGTGTCGGCGTTCACCCACGACACCAATCGTGATCTGAGCGGTTACGAAGACGGTACGGAGAACCCCAAAGGTGAGGACGCCGTTGCCGCCGGGATCCGCACGGAAGGGCCCACTGGAGTTGCCGGTTCGAGCTACGTCGCGGTGCAGCTTTGGCGCCACGACTTCGAGGCCCTTGAACGGATCCTCCCGGAACAGCGCGACTTGGTCATTGGCCGGCAGATCTCCGACAATGAGGAGCTGGACGACGCGCCGCCATCGGCGCACGTCAAGCGCACCGCGCAAGAGAGCTTCGAACCCGAGGCGTTCGTCTGGCGGCGCTCCATGCCTTGGAGTGATGGAGCGGACGCGGGCCTGATGTTCGTGGCATTTGGCCGTTCCTTCGACGCCTTCGAGGCACAGCTGCGGCGCATGGTGGGGCTCGACGACGGCATCACAGATGCGCTGTTTCGCTTCACGACGCCGCTGACGGGCAACTACTTTTGGTGTCCACCCGTCAGAGACGGGCGGCTCGATTTTCGGGCACTGCTGAAAGACTGA
- a CDS encoding AAA family ATPase, with product MVARHAEELRRAVEDASRGLVQRESLVELVVLCAVAREHLLVIGPPGTAKSEAVRRIARRLGGGYFEYLVGRFTEPTEIFGPINLQKLKQGVVEAETRGMLPEADIAFLDEVFLGSTAILNTLLAILNERRFRRGHTDLHCPLRVCVGAANSLPEETQLAAFADRFLVRQFVEPVGDTSLEALLEAGWSLGAAAPKPAPKQALEALDGLSKAALALDLAPVRADMAHAVRLLRRAGIEWTDRRIVRSQRLVAASAVLAGRAEVSRADLWPLIFALPTAEAQAAGREVLAELLSESQNTSLLSAALESSLGARARAGRLLRDGRALLDDRQAAADRGAWRLAVENLARDIDASFGSQNLEPELQALREEVVKVLGEQQATDAADDVTGAPGGAG from the coding sequence CTGGTCGCCCGCCACGCTGAAGAGCTGAGGCGGGCGGTCGAGGATGCGAGCCGTGGTCTGGTCCAACGCGAGTCGTTGGTCGAGCTGGTCGTGCTGTGTGCCGTCGCGCGTGAGCACTTGTTGGTGATTGGTCCGCCTGGCACCGCCAAGAGCGAAGCCGTGCGGCGCATCGCCCGACGCTTGGGCGGCGGCTACTTCGAGTACCTGGTTGGTCGCTTCACCGAACCAACGGAGATCTTCGGGCCAATCAACCTGCAGAAACTCAAGCAAGGTGTGGTCGAGGCGGAGACCCGCGGGATGCTGCCAGAGGCAGACATCGCCTTCCTGGATGAGGTCTTCCTCGGTTCGACGGCAATCTTGAACACCTTGCTCGCCATCTTGAACGAGCGCCGGTTTCGTCGCGGGCACACCGACCTCCACTGCCCGCTCAGAGTTTGTGTCGGTGCCGCGAACAGTCTCCCGGAGGAAACACAACTCGCAGCCTTCGCCGATCGCTTCTTGGTGCGGCAGTTCGTGGAACCTGTGGGGGACACGAGCCTGGAGGCGTTGCTCGAAGCTGGTTGGTCGCTTGGAGCCGCGGCTCCCAAGCCAGCGCCAAAGCAAGCGCTCGAGGCCTTGGACGGCTTGAGTAAGGCAGCGCTCGCCCTCGACCTGGCTCCTGTGCGTGCGGATATGGCCCACGCGGTGCGTCTGCTTCGCCGCGCCGGCATCGAGTGGACGGATCGTCGCATTGTGCGCTCCCAGCGCTTGGTCGCGGCGAGTGCGGTGCTGGCTGGCCGCGCTGAGGTCAGTCGAGCGGACCTGTGGCCGTTGATCTTCGCGCTTCCGACCGCGGAGGCGCAGGCGGCGGGGCGTGAGGTGCTCGCGGAGCTCTTGAGCGAGTCGCAAAACACCAGCCTGTTGAGCGCAGCGCTCGAGAGCTCTCTGGGAGCGCGGGCGCGAGCAGGACGCCTGCTGCGAGACGGTCGCGCGCTGCTAGACGATCGCCAAGCGGCGGCTGACCGCGGCGCCTGGCGCCTGGCGGTGGAAAACCTTGCGCGCGACATCGACGCCAGTTTTGGCAGTCAGAACCTCGAACCTGAGCTGCAGGCCCTGCGAGAAGAGGTGGTCAAGGTTTTGGGAGAGCAGCAGGCAACAGATGCCGCTGACGACGTGACTGGAGCGCCAGGTGGAGCCGGCTGA
- a CDS encoding sigma-70 family RNA polymerase sigma factor encodes MTESRDFQRFYQEHVAFAWRSLVRLGVPDADLPDLLQEAFLVAYRRLPEFAGRSKESTWLFGICFNVARNHRRHLARRESVGEGQDVADSPGSHDGRRAQSRRDKLSLVSRILGRLPEEQSLVFSLFEIEGFSGEEIAQLLDLPVGTVRSRLRLARAAFRAELGLSDPDTPATGVPAPMRNPAVVEGSDQALPTSALAKETNDV; translated from the coding sequence ATGACAGAAAGCCGTGATTTCCAACGCTTCTACCAGGAGCACGTCGCGTTCGCGTGGCGCTCGCTGGTGCGCTTGGGAGTCCCAGATGCTGACCTTCCCGACTTGCTCCAGGAGGCGTTTCTGGTCGCGTACCGGCGCTTGCCCGAGTTTGCGGGACGCTCGAAGGAGAGCACCTGGCTGTTTGGGATCTGCTTCAACGTCGCCCGCAACCACCGCCGTCACTTGGCGCGGCGGGAGTCCGTCGGGGAGGGCCAGGACGTCGCTGACAGCCCTGGTAGTCACGACGGGCGCCGCGCTCAGAGCCGGCGCGACAAGCTGAGCTTGGTGTCTCGGATCCTCGGTCGGCTGCCAGAGGAGCAGTCATTGGTGTTCTCCCTGTTCGAGATCGAAGGCTTCTCCGGAGAGGAGATCGCTCAGCTGCTCGACCTGCCGGTTGGCACGGTGCGCTCGCGTCTGCGGCTCGCGCGGGCTGCTTTTCGTGCGGAGCTGGGCCTGAGCGATCCTGATACGCCAGCGACGGGGGTCCCCGCTCCCATGCGAAATCCCGCCGTGGTCGAAGGCAGCGACCAAGCACTGCCGACGAGTGCGCTCGCAAAGGAGACGAACGATGTCTGA
- a CDS encoding LysR family transcriptional regulator, whose protein sequence is MSKSRRPDSEHTEHLAKAATFVAVVRAGSLAAAAKQLSVGKSTLSEQLTALEDALGARLLERTSRGLVLTQEGQVFFEGALKSLSAWEEAWSLAGQHQKRVAGTLRVAAPVGFEQFLAGVVKVLCKEHPELGYDLSFDDRPLDLVGDGFDIGLRMGSHPSSSLSVKKLGETPEVFVSASPSPTTLGALQSADWVCHSAFLHAYRNVRREGGEALTLTAPRVRGVANSTEGALRLVEVGLGIALMPELLVRERIADGRLRRVFPDLVGRSIPLVAVYPSRRHRSQRVEVFTRAVVHALKR, encoded by the coding sequence ATGTCCAAGAGCCGCCGTCCGGACAGTGAACACACGGAGCATCTGGCGAAGGCGGCGACCTTTGTGGCGGTCGTGCGCGCAGGATCACTCGCCGCGGCTGCCAAACAGCTTTCCGTCGGGAAAAGTACGCTGAGTGAGCAACTCACCGCTCTGGAAGATGCGCTGGGCGCGCGATTGCTCGAGCGTACGAGCCGTGGTCTGGTCCTCACTCAGGAGGGACAAGTCTTCTTCGAAGGTGCGTTGAAGAGCCTGTCGGCTTGGGAAGAGGCGTGGTCCCTCGCGGGGCAGCATCAGAAGCGCGTCGCGGGGACGCTGCGCGTCGCGGCGCCGGTCGGCTTCGAGCAGTTTCTTGCGGGCGTGGTGAAGGTTCTATGCAAAGAGCACCCTGAGCTCGGCTACGATCTCAGCTTCGACGATCGACCGCTGGACCTCGTGGGTGACGGTTTCGATATCGGCCTGCGCATGGGCTCGCACCCCTCATCCAGCCTGAGCGTGAAGAAGCTCGGGGAGACTCCCGAGGTGTTCGTCTCAGCGTCGCCGTCCCCGACCACGCTGGGCGCCCTGCAGAGCGCGGATTGGGTATGCCACTCAGCCTTTCTGCACGCCTACCGCAACGTGCGCCGCGAAGGCGGCGAAGCGCTGACGCTGACCGCGCCACGGGTGCGCGGCGTAGCGAACTCCACCGAGGGCGCGCTGAGGCTGGTGGAAGTGGGACTTGGGATCGCGTTGATGCCGGAGTTGCTCGTGCGGGAGCGGATTGCCGATGGGCGCTTGCGCCGGGTGTTTCCCGACCTCGTGGGCCGAAGCATCCCGCTGGTGGCCGTCTATCCCTCCAGACGCCACCGCTCGCAGCGCGTCGAGGTCTTCACGCGCGCGGTTGTCCACGCTCTGAAACGCTGA